In Kiritimatiellaceae bacterium, the genomic window TCGGCAACTACCTGATGACCATCGGGATCATTGAAACCGTCGCGCTGTTTGTGCTGGTGTTCTCGCTGGGCACATTGAAGTAGCAACTGCGTTGCGGCTTGCTATATTTTCCAATGTTTGGAAGAAACTCTTCCGAACAGTGGAAGCCGGTTGTGACGGTGAATGGATTTTTCAAGGATTCAAAAACATATGAACCTGCAGGAACTCAATCAGATCAGAGAAACAGCGCTGGCCGAAGCACGCGGCGCGGCGGATGCCGCTGCGCTCGAAGCGGTGCGCATTAAATATCTGGGCCGTAGCGGACTTCTTCCCGACGTGATGGCTCAGCTCAAAGAAGTGCCGAACGAAGAAAAGCCTCTGTTCGGAAAAGGCGCCAACGCGCTCAAGAACGAACTGGCTGAGCTGATCAAAGAACGGCAGGGCGCGCTGACTTCCGGTTCCAAATCCGGCGCGGTGTTTGATCCGACTCTGCCGGGCCTTTGGCCGGAACTCGGCTCGGAACATCCGATCAGTAAAGTAACGTCGCGCATCGTCGAAATCTTTCAGTCGATTGGCTTCACCGTCGCCGACGGGCCGGATATTGAAACCGTCTGGAACAACTTTGACGCGCTCAACACGCCCGCCGATCATCCGTCGCGCGACGAGCAGGACACCTTTTATCTGAACAGCGGTGAACTGCTGCGCTGCCACACCTCGCCGGTGCAGGTGCGCTACATGGAAAGCCATCAGCCGCCGATCCGCATCATTGCGCCCGGCCGTTGCTACCGCCGCGACACGCCGGATGCCACGCACAGCGCCAACTTCCATCAGGTTGAAGGATTGTTTGTTGCGGAAAAAGTTTCGATGGCCGACTTGAAGGGCACGCTGGCTTATTTCGCCAAACAGTTTCTTGGCGATGAAGTGAAAATCCGGTTTCGTCCGCACTTCTTCCCGTTCACCGAACCGAGTTTCGAAGTCGATTTCTTTTTCGAAGTCGGCGGCAAGAGCCGCTGGATCGAAATTCTCGGCGCGGGTATGGTCGATCCCAACGTCTTTCGCAAAGTCGGCTACGATCCGGATAAAGTGACCGGCTTCGCCTTCGGCATGGGCATCGAACGGCTCGCCATGATCATGTACGGCATCAAAGACATCCGCAACCTCTACGAAAACGACGTGCGCTTCCTCGCGCAGTTCTAAGGGGCTATATGAGCAGGATTATTCCCATCGAAACGCTGGGCGAATGCAAAGTTGATTCGCCGTTTCAGGCGCAGCAGCAGGAATTTTTCAATGATGATAACGGAGTGATCTGCCGGGTGCATTCGCTGGATTACGCGCCGGGTTCATCGGTGGACGGTATCGAATACTTTCAGCGGGCGGGCGCCCGCGAAAAGATTTATTTCAAGCCGAAGGAAGTTGTCGTCGGGGTGGTGACTTGCGGCGGACTTTGTCCGGGGCTCAACGACGTCATTCGTGCGGTGACGTTCTGTGCGATTGAAGGCTATGGCGTCAAGAAAGTGCTTGGCTTTCAGTACGGCTACGAAGGGCTGGTTGCCGAATATGCTCATCCGCCGGTCGAGTTGAACACCGATAACACCGACGACATTCACGAAAAAGGCGGCACCATTCTAAAGTCTTCCCGCGGCCCGCAGGACATCAAGGAAATCGTTCGCACTCTGCGGCACTACAACGTGAACATTCTGATCGCCATCGGCGGCGACGGCACGTTGCGCGGTGCCCGCGCCATTCAGGAAGAAATTAAAACGCAGGGACTGAAGATCGCAGTCATTGGTGTGCCCAAGACGATTGATAACGATATCGGCATGATCGAGCGGTCGTTCGGTTATGAAACCGCTGTGCAAGGTGCCTGGGGTGTGGTCAATTGCGCTCACGCCGAGGCCAAGGCGTACCGTCACGGGGTCGGTCTGGTGAAGCTGATGGGCCGCGAGTCCGGCTGGATCGCCGCGTCGACCGCCACCTCCAACAGCAACGTCAATTTCTGTCTGATTCCGGAAGTGCCGTTTGATCTCGACGGGCCGAACGGATTTTTTGAACACCTCCGTCAGCGGTTGGAACGCAAAGATCATGCTGTGGTTGTCGTGGCCGAAGGCGCGGGCCAAAATCTGATTCAGCATGGCGAATCTAAAGACCGATCCGGCAATAAGAAGCTGGCCGATATCGGAGTTTTTCTGCGCGATGAGATGCTACGCTGGTTCGCCGGAAAGAACTGCGAACTCAACGTCAAATATTTTGATCCGAGTTATTTAATCCGCAGTACGCCTGCCAACGCCAACGATGCGGAATACTGTCTTTTTCTCGGCTACAACGCGATGCACGCCGCGATGGCCGGAAAAACCGGCATGGTGGTCGGATTGCATAATCACCGGCTGGTTCACATGCCGATTTCGACGATCGGCGAGCGCAAACTGGTTGATCCTCGCGGATGGAACTGGCAGGCCGTTTTGCAGACAACGCATCAGCCGGCCCGCATGGTGAACGGATAATCAGCGCGACTGGAGAAACCGGAATGCATCGGGCAGGGCGTTGATCATATCGGTGGCGATTAACGATTCCTGTGTCAGGTCGTGCGCCGCGATATCCCCGGCGATTCCGTGCAGATAAACTGCGCTCATTGCCGCATCAAACGGTTCCATTCCCTGACCGAGCAGGCCGGTCAGAAGGCCGGCGAGCACATCGCCGGAGCCGCCGGTCGCCATGCCCGGATTTCCAGTCATGTTGATCGCCAGCTTGTGTTCCGGTTCTGCCACCACGGTTCCGGCGCCTTTCAGAACAATCGTCTTGCCGGTTAACTCCGCGGCTTCCCGCGCCTGTTTCCAACGGTCGGAAACCGGAACGCCAAAAAGCCGTTCGAACTCGCCGGGGTGGGGCGTAAGAATTACCGGACATTTTGCTGCGCCGATTTTTTTCGGTGCCACGCAGAGTGCATCGGCATCGAGAATCAGCGGAACGTTGCATGTTTTAAGCAGTGTCTCGACCAGCGCGGCGGTTTCTTTGGAGCGGCCAAGGCCGGGGCCGATCAGCAGGGCGTCAAATTTTGACAGGTCAAAGGGAATGGTTTTGTCGAAAGGATGAACCATCACTTCCGGCCCGGCGGCCTGTGCGACGATGGGATACACTTCTTCCGGTGTCAGCACGCTGACGAGTCCGGCGCCGGAACGGAGCGCGGCGCGCGCGGCCATCGCGATGGCACCGGTAAACCCTTTGGAGCCGCCGATGAGCAGAACGTGGCCGTAACTTCCTTTATGGCTGTCGCGTTCGCGGCGCGGAATGAAAATATCGGAGCGATTAATCAGTGCGGCTTCTTCGCAGCCGGCGATATCCTCTATAAATTCAAGCGGAATGCCGATGTCGAGGACTTCGACGGTTCCGGTGTACGGAAGCGCTTCGGGACGGATGAGTCCGGTTTTCGGCAGGCCGATGGTGACGGTCAGGTCGGCTTTCACGGCGGAGCCTTCGGCAATGCCGGTGTCGGCGTCGATACCGGATGGAATATCGATGGCGAGCACAAAGGCGTGTTGTCCTTCAGCATTGATCCATTCGATGAGCGGGCCCATGAAGCCGCGCGGCGCACCGTTGGAGCCGGTTCCGAGCAGTCCGTCAACGATGAGATGGGGCCACGTTTTCGGAAAGAGATCGTTCGGGCTGCGAATTTCTTTTGGGATGATTCCGGCGCGCACCATTTTTTTCAGGTGCAGTTGGGCGTCGCCTTTAATCTGACTTTGCGAACCGCAGAGCCAGACCTCGATATCGAGATCAGTTTGTGAAAGGTCGGTGGCGGCGGCGAAGACATCACCGCCGTTGTTGCCGGTTCCGGCGATCAGCAGAACGGAATGTCCGCTGCGGCTGGCGAGAATATCCTGCGCAATATCGGCGACGCCCTGTCCGGCGCGGCGCATGAGTTCTTCGCCGGTCACGCCGTTTGCGATCGTCTGACGTTCGAGTTCGCGCATTTCCATGGTTGACACGGTCTTCATGGGGATGAAAATGAACCGATTTTTTACATGAATCAATCCTAATGGAATGAGAGAGTGAAAACAGCCGATCGCGGATTTAACGGAAACGGGAGCTTATGAAAAAACGGAAAATCGTACTGATCATGACGGATACACAGCGGGCCGATATGGTGAGCTGTTATGGGAATCCGGCGATGCGGACTCCATGTCTTGACCGGCTGGCTGCGGGCGGAGCCCGGTTTGAGAAGGCGTATACCTGTCAGCCAGTCTGCGGGCCGGCGCGTATCGCGCTGTTTACCGGAACCTGGCCGCACCTCAATAACGGCTGGGCGAACAGTCTGGTGCCGGATTTTAAAACTCGGACGATCGGTCAGCGAGCCTCCGCATTGGGTCTTCACGCGGCCTACATCGGGAAATATCATTTGGACGGCGGCGATTATTTTGGCTACGGCGACTGTCCGGATGGGTGGGATCCGGATTACTGGTACGAGATGAAGAATTATCTCGACGAACTCACACCTGAAGAACGCGTGGCTTCGCGCCGGCAGAACCTGATGAACGAACTGAAAGGCGGCATCGCCAAGGAATTCACCTACGGATACCGCGTGTCTAACCGCGCCGTTGATTTTCTGAATAAGCACGGCGACGAGGATTTTCTGCTGGTCGTTTCGTACGATGAACCGCATGGCCCGTATCTATGCCCTGATTCATGGCGGGAAATGCACAAAGACACTGCGATTCCGCGGAATCAGAATCTTGCCGATCCGCTGACGAATAAGCCGGAACATCATCGGGTGTGGGCGGGTAAAGCGGTTCACGAAGAGCTAACAGATCAGTGCGGCTACCGGCCCGCGGATTATTTTGCCTGCAACTCGTTTGTCGATGATCAGATCGGACGGGTGATTGACGCAATTGATCAATATGCTCCGGATGCGCTGGTTATGTACACCGCCGACCACGGTGATATGCTGGCAAGCCACCGGATCTGGAATAAAGGGCCGGTGATGTACGACGAGATTACAAACATTCCGTTCATCGTGCGCTGGCCGAATGTGATTCCGCCGCAGTCTGTTTCGCAGAATCTGGTGTCGCACATTGATGTAGTGAATAC contains:
- a CDS encoding ATP-dependent 6-phosphofructokinase, translating into MSRIIPIETLGECKVDSPFQAQQQEFFNDDNGVICRVHSLDYAPGSSVDGIEYFQRAGAREKIYFKPKEVVVGVVTCGGLCPGLNDVIRAVTFCAIEGYGVKKVLGFQYGYEGLVAEYAHPPVELNTDNTDDIHEKGGTILKSSRGPQDIKEIVRTLRHYNVNILIAIGGDGTLRGARAIQEEIKTQGLKIAVIGVPKTIDNDIGMIERSFGYETAVQGAWGVVNCAHAEAKAYRHGVGLVKLMGRESGWIAASTATSNSNVNFCLIPEVPFDLDGPNGFFEHLRQRLERKDHAVVVVAEGAGQNLIQHGESKDRSGNKKLADIGVFLRDEMLRWFAGKNCELNVKYFDPSYLIRSTPANANDAEYCLFLGYNAMHAAMAGKTGMVVGLHNHRLVHMPISTIGERKLVDPRGWNWQAVLQTTHQPARMVNG
- a CDS encoding sulfatase-like hydrolase/transferase → MKKRKIVLIMTDTQRADMVSCYGNPAMRTPCLDRLAAGGARFEKAYTCQPVCGPARIALFTGTWPHLNNGWANSLVPDFKTRTIGQRASALGLHAAYIGKYHLDGGDYFGYGDCPDGWDPDYWYEMKNYLDELTPEERVASRRQNLMNELKGGIAKEFTYGYRVSNRAVDFLNKHGDEDFLLVVSYDEPHGPYLCPDSWREMHKDTAIPRNQNLADPLTNKPEHHRVWAGKAVHEELTDQCGYRPADYFACNSFVDDQIGRVIDAIDQYAPDALVMYTADHGDMLASHRIWNKGPVMYDEITNIPFIVRWPNVIPPQSVSQNLVSHIDVVNTILEAAGAEEIPKTLQGKSMVPMFTDLSKPTHKEIFMEFGRYEVDHDGFGGFQPVRCVRDDRYKLVINLLCTDELYDMQNDPDEMVNLIESPEHMKLRDALHDKLLDWMNTSRDPFRGYYWLRRPWRQDAPAATWAFTGYTRQREPDIGEPRQMDYDTGLPMTQATRNKNS
- a CDS encoding NAD(P)H-hydrate dehydratase gives rise to the protein MKTVSTMEMRELERQTIANGVTGEELMRRAGQGVADIAQDILASRSGHSVLLIAGTGNNGGDVFAAATDLSQTDLDIEVWLCGSQSQIKGDAQLHLKKMVRAGIIPKEIRSPNDLFPKTWPHLIVDGLLGTGSNGAPRGFMGPLIEWINAEGQHAFVLAIDIPSGIDADTGIAEGSAVKADLTVTIGLPKTGLIRPEALPYTGTVEVLDIGIPLEFIEDIAGCEEAALINRSDIFIPRRERDSHKGSYGHVLLIGGSKGFTGAIAMAARAALRSGAGLVSVLTPEEVYPIVAQAAGPEVMVHPFDKTIPFDLSKFDALLIGPGLGRSKETAALVETLLKTCNVPLILDADALCVAPKKIGAAKCPVILTPHPGEFERLFGVPVSDRWKQAREAAELTGKTIVLKGAGTVVAEPEHKLAINMTGNPGMATGGSGDVLAGLLTGLLGQGMEPFDAAMSAVYLHGIAGDIAAHDLTQESLIATDMINALPDAFRFLQSR
- the pheS gene encoding phenylalanine--tRNA ligase subunit alpha, producing MNLQELNQIRETALAEARGAADAAALEAVRIKYLGRSGLLPDVMAQLKEVPNEEKPLFGKGANALKNELAELIKERQGALTSGSKSGAVFDPTLPGLWPELGSEHPISKVTSRIVEIFQSIGFTVADGPDIETVWNNFDALNTPADHPSRDEQDTFYLNSGELLRCHTSPVQVRYMESHQPPIRIIAPGRCYRRDTPDATHSANFHQVEGLFVAEKVSMADLKGTLAYFAKQFLGDEVKIRFRPHFFPFTEPSFEVDFFFEVGGKSRWIEILGAGMVDPNVFRKVGYDPDKVTGFAFGMGIERLAMIMYGIKDIRNLYENDVRFLAQF